One genomic segment of Hevea brasiliensis isolate MT/VB/25A 57/8 chromosome 3, ASM3005281v1, whole genome shotgun sequence includes these proteins:
- the LOC110644197 gene encoding LOB domain-containing protein 24-like isoform X1 → MGLSSFLKGIRILVENPNFYSFILNFLHSRSHSILRKLAVWKSKYLRRKCPLDCIFSPYFPSNDPERFSCVHKIYGSSNVGKMLQQLPVHLRAAAADCLCYEARCRIQDPVYGCVGIISLLYQQIHSAENQLAETKAEIAVLAVNKNFQI, encoded by the exons ATGGGGCTTTCGAGTTTCCTTAAAGGAATCCGTATCCTTGTAGAAAATCCGAACTTCTACTCCTTCATCCTCAATTTTCTCCATTCACGTTCTCATTCCATTCTGAGAAAACTAGCCGTTTGGAAATCAAAG TATTTGAGAAGAAAATGCCCTTTAGATTGCATTTTCTCTCCATATTTTCCTTCCAATGATCCTGAAAGATTTTCATGTGTCCACAAAATCTATGGTTCCAGCAACGTGGGAAAAATGCTCCAG CAACTGCCGGTTCATCTACGAGCTGCAGCAGCGGATTGCTTATGCTATGAGGCACGATGCAGAATTCAAGATCCTGTGTATGGCTGTGTTGGAATAATCTCTCTACTTTATCAACAAATACACAGTGCAGAAAATCAGCTAGCTGAAACCAAAGCAGAAATAGCAGTCCTTGCTGTGAACAAGAACTTTCAAATTTAA
- the LOC110644197 gene encoding LOB domain-containing protein 24-like isoform X2 has protein sequence MINGRCSACKYLRRKCPLDCIFSPYFPSNDPERFSCVHKIYGSSNVGKMLQQLPVHLRAAAADCLCYEARCRIQDPVYGCVGIISLLYQQIHSAENQLAETKAEIAVLAVNKNFQI, from the exons ATGATTAATGGTCGTTGTTCTGCTTGCAAGTATTTGAGAAGAAAATGCCCTTTAGATTGCATTTTCTCTCCATATTTTCCTTCCAATGATCCTGAAAGATTTTCATGTGTCCACAAAATCTATGGTTCCAGCAACGTGGGAAAAATGCTCCAG CAACTGCCGGTTCATCTACGAGCTGCAGCAGCGGATTGCTTATGCTATGAGGCACGATGCAGAATTCAAGATCCTGTGTATGGCTGTGTTGGAATAATCTCTCTACTTTATCAACAAATACACAGTGCAGAAAATCAGCTAGCTGAAACCAAAGCAGAAATAGCAGTCCTTGCTGTGAACAAGAACTTTCAAATTTAA
- the LOC110644194 gene encoding LOW QUALITY PROTEIN: protein STRUBBELIG-RECEPTOR FAMILY 2 (The sequence of the model RefSeq protein was modified relative to this genomic sequence to represent the inferred CDS: inserted 1 base in 1 codon): protein MAREKLHFWFAVIVFLAILASRSWAFTDTNDVMALENLYIALNKPPQLKGWRLDGGDPCQESWTGVSCHESSVIYLNLQGLSLIGYLGTQLHNLHNLKHLDASSNNIMGEIPYYLPPNATRINLAFNNLSHNLPYTLSSLQELRHLNLSHNSLDGPIGNVFSGLKNLKEMDLSYNYFAGDLPTSLGCLTNLTRLFLQNNQFTGSVIYLADLHLIDLNVQSNHFSGVIPTQFQSIPNLWIDGNRFHMGDNYPLWNFPLENVSIGKNFSGPPTTESSAIENYFNPEAAEHKKKRLGPGGIACTMGAATLIATCVAIFVAIRIRRSHVFPVTKDSSLTASEARPQLLPVKSPPTVGPRHIPPACSARTEKISRRRSFAMKYKAPASAKIFTLAELQLATNNFSEENLLGEGSLGSVYKAKFSDGKIMVVKNVSMVSLSFQEEEQFLDVIWTAARLRHPHIVTLIGYCVENGHHLLVYEYIKNLNLHDVLHGEAYKPLPWTIRIGIALGVARALDYLHSTFSPPIAHGNIRAANILLDDELKPRLCDCGIAILRPLATNSVKLKAAELAIGDTGYIAPEHGEPGTDNTKCDIYAFGVLLLELLTGRKPFDSSRPGEEQSLVKWASSRLHDGAYLAQMVDPNIRRTITPKAASRFADIVSLCVQPEKLFRPPMSEIVESLTSMLLKFSYATSSALDGTLTDXFRTTRSRFVSSPTVN from the exons ATGGCCAGAGAGAAACTACATTTTTGGTTCGCTGTAATCGTCTTCTTGGCGATTCTGGCTTCGCGCTCTTGGGCGTTTACGGATACGAATGATg TCATGGCGCTTGAAAATCTGTATATAGCTCTGAATAAGCCCCCTCAGCTGAAGGGGTGGAGGTTGGATGGAGGAGATCCATGTCAGGAGTCATGGACTGGAGTGTCTTGTCACGAATCGTCTGTAATCTACCT CAACCTTCAGGGACTAAGCCTGATTGGGTACCTTGGAACCCAGCTCCATAATCTTCATAACTTGAAGCATTT GGATGCTAGCTCCAATAATATTATGGGTGAAATTCCATATTACCTACCTCCTAATGCCACTCGCAT CAATTTAGCATTCAACAACTTGAGTCATAATTTACCCTATACTTTATCAAGCCTCCAAGAACTCCGACATTT GAATCTAAGCCACAATTCATTAGATGGACCCATTGGCAATGTTTTCAGTGGCCTGAAAAATCTAAAAGAGAT GGATCTATCATACAATTACTTCGCTGGAGATTTACCTACTTCTTTAGGATGTCTGACAAATCTTACTAGATT GTTCTTGCAGAACAACCAATTCACTGGATCAGTTATCTACCTGGCTGATCTTCACCTAATTGACCT AAACGTCCAATCTAATCATTTCAGTGGTGTTATTCCAACTCAATTTCAATCCATACCAAATCTGTG GATTGATGGGAATAGGTTCCATATGGGAGACAACTATCCACTCTGGAATTTTCCTCTGGAAAATGTATCCATTGGGAAAAATTTTAGTGGACCCCCAACAACAGAGTCAAGTGCCATTGAGAACTATTTCAATCCTGAGGCAGCTGAACACAAGAAGAAACGGCTAGGCCCCGGAGGAATAGCTTGTACCATGGGTGCAGCAACTCTTATAGCGACTTGTGTAGCAATTTTTGTTGCAATCCGCATTAGGCGATCCCATGTTTTTCCGGTCACTAAAG ACTCTTCTCTAACCGCAAGTGAAGCAAGGCCACAGCTCTTGCCAGTCAAATCTCCGCCTACAGTTGGCCCAAGACATATACCTCCTGCTTGCAGTGCAAGAACTGAGAAAATTTCCAGAAGAAGAAGCTTTGCTATGAAATACAAAGCTCCAGCaagtgctaaaatttttactctgGCAGAGCTTCAATTAGCGACAAACAATTTCAGTGAAGAGAATTTACTAGGAGAGGGATCTCTTGGTTCTGTTTACAAAGCCAAGTTCTCTGATGGCAAA ATAATGGTTGTCAAAAACGTCAGCATGGTATCACTATCTTTCCAAGAAGAAGAACAATTCTTAGATGTGATTTGGACTGCAGCCAGACTGAGGCATCCTCACATTGTAACACTTATTGGCTACTGTGTAGAAAATGGTCATCATCTCCTTGTGTACgagtatataaaaaatttaaatctccATGATGTTCTTCATGGTGAAGCATACAAACCACTGCCATGGACCATTCGTATTGGTATTGCACTTGGTGTTGCTCGGGCTCTGGA CTACTTGCATTCTACTTTCTCCCCTCCTATTGCCCACGGCAACATAAGGGCCGCCAATATCTTACTCGATGATGAACTTAAGCCTCGTCTCTGTGACTgtggaattgcaattttgaggccATTGGCAACCAATAGTGTTAAACTTAAG GCTGCTGAATTAGCTATTGGTGACACTGGCTACATTGCACCTGAACATGGGGAACCAGGAACAGATAACACGAAATGTGACATATATGCCTTTGGGGTCTTGCTTTTGGAGCTTTTAACAGGGAGGAAACCTTTTGATAG CTCAAGACCAGGAGAAGAGCAATCCTTGGTCAAATGGGCCTCATCTCGTCTTCATGATGGTGCATATTTGGCACAAATGGTTGATCCAAATATCAGAAGAACAATCACTCCCAAGGCTGCCTCCCGATTTGCAGATATCGTCTCTCTCTGTGTTCAG CCTGAGAAGTTATTCCGGCCACCAATGTCTGAAATTGTGGAATCACTGACATCCATGCTGCTAAAATTCTCCTATGCAACAAGCAGTGCTTTAGACGGTACCTTGACTG CCTTCCGTACAACCCGCTCTCGCTTCGTGAGCTCTCCCACGGTCAACTGA
- the LOC110644192 gene encoding putative F-box/FBD/LRR-repeat protein At4g03220: MGTMMESPRSDRDRISNLPDPLVHHILSFLEMKELVNLSLTSKQLREFCISTPFLTLNGLLCEDRRYLLLNSVDRLLAFRKGMKTERISILWPFAAANANEKFRVLMWLCNAIACKVQLIDLQIILHGEDVFSLPAPVFLSESLKELKVNLQGGRLDKFPLSGGFCNLKSLSLIDLQISNEGFGGWISSFCKHLEKLLLENFDGGKNIIINSPTLKSLTIKPYFSSNLCNISISAEKLNDFILDWKFHFSKGKSLKIIAPNLDYLMWDGHLVEFNCLENFKHLERTVIRQTQYPSLYRLDSSINQNLSRLLHSICTCRALILTDECIKVSFKQGCLPSLFHRLSCLYLYTDNVNDDLVPAVACFLKGTPNLKTLHIKKDNNFCLSSLTQSESYDAFTVRYWESQKLDFVHQLEEATVELFNRGDNELELIKYLLKHARALKKMTILYLSLLPLVFNTEFDDYRKTSTAEIVFDRVPEDDA; encoded by the exons ATGGGTACTATGATGGAGTCTCCAAGGAGTGATAGAGACAGAATCAGCAATCTTCCGGACCCTCTTGTCCATCACATCCTCTCTTTCCTTGAAATGAAAGAACTTGTCAATTTGTCCCTTACCTCGAAACAGCTAAGAGAATTCTGCATATCCACTCCCTTCTTGACTTTGAATGGCTTGCTATGCGAAGATAGACGATATCTGTTGTTAAATTCGGTGGACAGATTGTTGGCTTTCCGAAAAGGAATGAAGACCGAACGCATATCTATTCTCTGGCCTTTTGCTGCTGCCAATGCTAATGAAAAATTCCGTGTTCTTATGTGGCTCTGTAATGCAATAGCATGTAAGGTTCAATTAATTGATCTCCAAATAATCCTCCATGGTGAAGATGTTTTCTCGTTGCCGGCTCCTGTCTTTCTTTCTGAATCATTGAAGGAATTAAAAGTAAATTTGCAGGGAGGCCGTCTTGATAAATTTCCCCTCTCAGGGGGTTTTTGCAATCTCAAATCCTTATCTTTGATAGATCTTCAAATTAGCAATGAGGGTTTTGGAGGGTGGATTTCATCTTTCTGCAAGCACCTTGAGAAATTATTGCTTGAGAACTTTGATGGGGGAAAGAATATTATCATCAATAGCCCCACTCTTAAGTCTTTGACCATTAAACCTTACTTCTCTAGTAATCTGTGCAATATTAGCATATCAGCAGAAAAGCTCAATGACTTTATCTTGGATTGGAAATTTCATTTTTCTAAAGGCAAGTCATTGAAAATCATTGCACCAAATCTTGATTATCTGATGTGGGATGGACATCTCGTGGAATTTAACTGCTTGGAGAACTTCAAGCATCTGGAACGTACTGTAATCAGACAAACACAGTATCCTTCATTATATAGGCTTGATTCTTCTATCAATCAGAATTTGTCAAGACTACTTCATAGCATTTGCACATGTAGAGCTCTAATTTTAACCGATGAATGTATTAAG GTTTCGTTTAAGCAGGGCTGTTTACCATCTCTCTTCCATCGTTTGAGTTGCTTATATTTATATACCGACAATGTAAATGATGATTTGGTGCCTGCTGTAGCTTGCTTTCTCAAAGGAACACCTAATCTGAAGACTCTTCACATAAAAAAAGACAACAACTTCTGCCTTTCTAGT TTAACTCAATCAGAATCATACGATGCATTTACTGTACGATATTGGGAATCTCAAAAACTAGATTTTGTTCATCAATTGGAGGAAGCAACAGTAGAGCTTTTTAACAGAGGGGATAATGAGTTGGAGCTCATAAAGTACTTGCTCAAGCATGCCAGAGCTTTGAAGAAGATGACAATCCTTTATTTATCTCTCCTTCCATTAGTGTTCAATACAGAGTTTGATGATTACAGGAAGACTTCTACTGCTGAAATAGTTTTCGATCGAGTGCCTGAGGATGATGCATAA
- the LOC110666233 gene encoding F-box/LRR-repeat protein At4g14103-like isoform X1: MGTMMKSPRSDRDRISNLPDPVIHHILSFLEMQELANFSLTSKKLREFCISIPFLTFDGFLWEDRGLKGELINYMDRLFAVRKGMETQRVTIRWPFAAANADEKFRVVTWLYNAIACKVQLLHLEILLLNREDVFSLPLPVFHCESLKELKVDLDGGILDKFPLSGGFCNLKSLSLKNLKISNEAFGEWISSFCKNLEKLLLAYIDGVKNIIINSSTLKFLTIKAYFSSSLCNISISAEMLNDFILGWESRCFNGKSLKIFAPKLVYLKWDGYLVDFYCLENSKHIQRSAINLTLDPSLDGHDISIDQNLTRLLHSICTSRTLILAYECNKILFKQGCLPSLFCNLSCLLLDTINLNDDLVPAIACFLKGTPNLKTLHIKNKNCLFADELTKLKSNSYAFTIRYWESQNLAFVHQLEEATIELFDKGDNELELIKYLLKHARTLKRMTILYSSSFPSVFNKEVDDYRKTSTAEIVYIYI; this comes from the exons ATGGGTACTATGATGAAGTCTCCAAGGAGTGATAGAGACAGAATCAGCAATCTTCCGGACCCTGTTATCCATCACATTCTTTCTTTCCTCGAAATGCAAGAACTTGCAAACTTTTCCCTTACCTCGAAAAAGCTAAGAGAATTCTGCATATCCATTCCTTTCTTGACTTTTGATGGCTTCTTATGGGAAGACAGAGGTCTAAAGGGTGAGTTGATAAATTATATGGACAGATTGTTTGCTGTTCGAAAAGGAATGGAGACCCAACGCGTAACTATTCGCTGGCCTTTTGCCGCTGCCAATGCTGATGAAAAATTCCGTGTTGTTACGTGGCTGTATAATGCAATAGCATGTAAGGTTCAGTTGCTTCATCTCGAAATCCTCCTCCTCAATAGAGAAGATGTTTTCTCGTTGCCGCTTCCTGTCTTTCATTGTGAATCATTAAAGGAATTAAAAGTAGACTTGGATGGAGGCATTCTTGATAAATTTCCCCTCTCAGGTGGCTTCTGCAATCTCAAATCCTTATCTTTGAAAAATCTTAAAATTAGTAATGAGGCTTTTGGAGAGTGGATTTCATCTTTCTGTAAGAACCTTGAAAAATTATTGCTTGCTTACATTGATGGGGTAAAGAATATTATCATCAATAGCTCCACTCTTAAATTTTTGACCATTAAAGCTTATTTCTCTAGTAGTCTCTGCAATATTAGCATATCAGCAGAAATGCTCAATGACTTTATCCTGGGTTGGGAATCTCGTTGTTTTAACGGCAAGTCATTGAAAATCTTTGCACCAAAACTTGTTTATCTGAAGTGGGATGGATATCTTGTGGATTTTTATTGCTTGGAAAACTCTAAGCATATACAGCGCAGTGCAATCAATCTAACGCTGGATCCTTCATTAGATGGGCATGATATTTCTATTGATCAGAACTTGACAAGACTACTTCACAGCATATGCACGAGTAGAACTCTAATTTTAGCCTACGAATGTAATAAG ATTTTGTTTAAGCAGGGTTGCCTACCATCTCTCTTCTGTAATTTGAGCTGCTTATTATTAGATACCATCAATTTAAATGATGATTTGGTGCCTGCTATAGCTTGCTTTCTCAAAGGAACACCTAATCTGAAGACTCTTCACATAAAAAACAAGAACTGCCTCTTTGCAGATGAA TTAACGAAGTTGAAATCAAATTCATATGCATTTACCATACGATATTGGGAATCTCAAAACCTAGCTTTTGTTCATCAATTGGAGGAAGCAACCATAGAGCTGTTTGACAAAGGGGATAATGAGTTGGAGCTGATAAAGTACTTGCTCAAGCATGCTAGAACTTTGAAGAGGATGACAATCCTTTATTCTTCTTCCTTTCCATCAGTCTTCAATAAAGAGGTAGATGATTACAGGAAGACTTCTACTGCTGAAatagtatacatatatatataa
- the LOC110666233 gene encoding F-box/LRR-repeat protein At4g14103-like isoform X2 — MGTMMKSPRSDRDRISNLPDPVIHHILSFLEMQELANFSLTSKKLREFCISIPFLTFDGFLWEDRGLKGELINYMDRLFAVRKGMETQRVTIRWPFAAANADEKFRVVTWLYNAIACKVQLLHLEILLLNREDVFSLPLPVFHCESLKELKVDLDGGILDKFPLSGGFCNLKSLSLKNLKISNEAFGEWISSFCKNLEKLLLAYIDGVKNIIINSSTLKFLTIKAYFSSSLCNISISAEMLNDFILGWESRCFNGKSLKIFAPKLVYLKWDGYLVDFYCLENSKHIQRSAINLTLDPSLDGHDISIDQNLTRLLHSICTSRTLILAYECNKGCLPSLFCNLSCLLLDTINLNDDLVPAIACFLKGTPNLKTLHIKNKNCLFADELTKLKSNSYAFTIRYWESQNLAFVHQLEEATIELFDKGDNELELIKYLLKHARTLKRMTILYSSSFPSVFNKEVDDYRKTSTAEIVYIYI, encoded by the exons ATGGGTACTATGATGAAGTCTCCAAGGAGTGATAGAGACAGAATCAGCAATCTTCCGGACCCTGTTATCCATCACATTCTTTCTTTCCTCGAAATGCAAGAACTTGCAAACTTTTCCCTTACCTCGAAAAAGCTAAGAGAATTCTGCATATCCATTCCTTTCTTGACTTTTGATGGCTTCTTATGGGAAGACAGAGGTCTAAAGGGTGAGTTGATAAATTATATGGACAGATTGTTTGCTGTTCGAAAAGGAATGGAGACCCAACGCGTAACTATTCGCTGGCCTTTTGCCGCTGCCAATGCTGATGAAAAATTCCGTGTTGTTACGTGGCTGTATAATGCAATAGCATGTAAGGTTCAGTTGCTTCATCTCGAAATCCTCCTCCTCAATAGAGAAGATGTTTTCTCGTTGCCGCTTCCTGTCTTTCATTGTGAATCATTAAAGGAATTAAAAGTAGACTTGGATGGAGGCATTCTTGATAAATTTCCCCTCTCAGGTGGCTTCTGCAATCTCAAATCCTTATCTTTGAAAAATCTTAAAATTAGTAATGAGGCTTTTGGAGAGTGGATTTCATCTTTCTGTAAGAACCTTGAAAAATTATTGCTTGCTTACATTGATGGGGTAAAGAATATTATCATCAATAGCTCCACTCTTAAATTTTTGACCATTAAAGCTTATTTCTCTAGTAGTCTCTGCAATATTAGCATATCAGCAGAAATGCTCAATGACTTTATCCTGGGTTGGGAATCTCGTTGTTTTAACGGCAAGTCATTGAAAATCTTTGCACCAAAACTTGTTTATCTGAAGTGGGATGGATATCTTGTGGATTTTTATTGCTTGGAAAACTCTAAGCATATACAGCGCAGTGCAATCAATCTAACGCTGGATCCTTCATTAGATGGGCATGATATTTCTATTGATCAGAACTTGACAAGACTACTTCACAGCATATGCACGAGTAGAACTCTAATTTTAGCCTACGAATGTAATAAG GGTTGCCTACCATCTCTCTTCTGTAATTTGAGCTGCTTATTATTAGATACCATCAATTTAAATGATGATTTGGTGCCTGCTATAGCTTGCTTTCTCAAAGGAACACCTAATCTGAAGACTCTTCACATAAAAAACAAGAACTGCCTCTTTGCAGATGAA TTAACGAAGTTGAAATCAAATTCATATGCATTTACCATACGATATTGGGAATCTCAAAACCTAGCTTTTGTTCATCAATTGGAGGAAGCAACCATAGAGCTGTTTGACAAAGGGGATAATGAGTTGGAGCTGATAAAGTACTTGCTCAAGCATGCTAGAACTTTGAAGAGGATGACAATCCTTTATTCTTCTTCCTTTCCATCAGTCTTCAATAAAGAGGTAGATGATTACAGGAAGACTTCTACTGCTGAAatagtatacatatatatataa